The window GCTCTACCGCGGCCGGATCGGCGTGCCCGAGCTGCGCGAGTTCCTCTCGGCCTGTGTCCTGGCCCGGGGAGAGCTGAATCCCTCGCTCGAGTGGGTGGCCGTCCCGCTCTCCGCCCCGGCGCTGCCCGTGATCGATGGCTGGCGCGGGCTTGGTGAGCGGCCCGTTCTCTCGTATCTTTCCGACATCGGCGCCTTCATGCCCGGTGACCGGCCGCTCTTCGTCACTCCGGAGGCGCATGCCGCCGCGCAGGAGGCGGCCGAACACTTCGGCACGGCCTGGGTCTGCGACGAGTGCGGGGAGGCCGAGGACGCCGGCGTCTTTCTCTGGACCTCTCGCGGCGAGGCCGCGGTGCGCGTGTGTTTCCTTATCCACAACGATGCCGGCATCTGGAGCTGCCGGCTCCACCCCTTCGAGTTCAACCGGGAGGCGGCATGATCCGGTCCACCATGCTCGTGACGAAGCGGATGCCGGTGGCGCGGCGCGGGATGGTGGTGGCGGAGCACCCGCTGGGCGCCGAGGCCGGCGCCGTCATCCTCGAGCGCGGCGGCAATGCGGTGGACGCGGCGGTGGCCACGGCATTTGCCATGCCGGTCGTCGAGCCCTTCATGTCCACCCTGGCAGGCGGGGGCACCATGCTCGTCCATCTGGCCAGGCGCGGCGAGACGGTCTGCGTGGACTTCAACGTGGAGGCGCCGGCGGCCGCTCACGAGAGCTCCTATCAGCTGGGCGAGGGCATCTCGTCCTCCGCGATCTTCGCCTGGCGCCGCGTGGTGGACGATGCCAATGTCTTCGGTCCGCGCTCGGTGGCGGTGCCCGGCTCGGTGGCGGGCCTGTGTCTGGCCCTCGAACGCTGGGGCACCATGGAGCTCCGCGATGTGATCGCACCCGCCATCAAGCTCGCCGAAGAGGGCTTCATCCCCGACTGGTACATGGCGCTCCACACCGCGATCTTCTGCCAGGAGCTGGCCGCTTTTCCGGCCACGGCCCGGACCTATCTCCGGGACGGCGACTACGTGTACCGGACGTCCGTCCTCAACGACGGCGAGATCTTCCGCCAGCCCGACCTGGCGCGGAGCCTCAGGCTCCTCGCCAAGGAAGGGCCGTCCGCCTTCTACACGGGCGCCATCGGCCAAGCCATTCACGAGGAGATGTCGGCCACGGGCGGGATGCTCACGAAAGACGATCTCGCCCGCTACGCTCCTCGGGTGCTGCCCGCGCTCACGGGCACATACCGTGGCCTCGAGCTGGCTTTCTCGCCGGGCGCCACGGGAGGCACCACGGCCCTCGAGATGCTGAACATCCTGGCCCAGTTTCCCAAGTCGCGCACCACGTGGAAGACACCGAGTGGGCTCCACCTCCGCGCCGAGGCCGTCCGCCGGGCCTTTCTCGACCGGCTCGAGCATCTGGGCGA of the Candidatus Methylomirabilota bacterium genome contains:
- the ggt gene encoding gamma-glutamyltransferase, producing MIRSTMLVTKRMPVARRGMVVAEHPLGAEAGAVILERGGNAVDAAVATAFAMPVVEPFMSTLAGGGTMLVHLARRGETVCVDFNVEAPAAAHESSYQLGEGISSSAIFAWRRVVDDANVFGPRSVAVPGSVAGLCLALERWGTMELRDVIAPAIKLAEEGFIPDWYMALHTAIFCQELAAFPATARTYLRDGDYVYRTSVLNDGEIFRQPDLARSLRLLAKEGPSAFYTGAIGQAIHEEMSATGGMLTKDDLARYAPRVLPALTGTYRGLELAFSPGATGGTTALEMLNILAQFPKSRTTWKTPSGLHLRAEAVRRAFLDRLEHLGDAERVKAPWDALVSREYAAKVAVGLKPKRPLSARPAPDPWRYEVDARAADCTTHLCAIDRQRNMVSLTNTAVSLWGSRMVVPDTGILLQNGMVWFDPEPGRVNSVAPGKRPLVNMVPALGFKQGAPYLAVGAPGGRKIVSAIPQVIANMVDLGNSPQAAIEAPRLHTEGGDLWVDDRVGDASLAALTRLGHPVVAKRVEPGTLYFSKPVAIRVTGKGLEAGLDPVHTAAAAGI